The Papaver somniferum cultivar HN1 unplaced genomic scaffold, ASM357369v1 unplaced-scaffold_114, whole genome shotgun sequence region GATCATTTTCAGAGATTTTAACATGAAAGCCATTTGGATATGTTAAAACAGGCATTCGACTTACTTCTCCTCCCTTTATTTTCGTCCAGCTGAATTTAGTAATCAAGACATGAATAAATACCCCAATCATTGCTTTCGtgtattctgatcctacacaactCCTTATTCCTCCACCAAATGGCATAAAATTCTTTGTAGTCGGAGGTTTACCCTGATTTTGATTGTTGTACGACAAGAGAGAAATTAGCGAAGTTACCAAACATCAGATATAAAGATATTAGACAAGTAAAACATAAACTTACATTCCATCTCCATGGATTAAAAACAAGAGGATCTTCGTATATCTCAGGATCCATATGAACATAAGAAGGAAGACAAATAAGTGTCCAGCCTTCTGGAATTATGTATCCTGCATGCACAAATATAACACAGAgttatttttatgattttccatGTCTAATATTTCTTGCATGTGGTAGTGAACTGAATTGTGTTAATATAGTACCATTTACGTCTATGTCTTTGATGACCTTCCTTAATAGGCCCGGAGCAGAATTGGCTATCCTCAGTGATTCATAGACAACCTAAGATCATAAAGATACGCAGTATTAGGCCAACAAGATAGTATAATTTCTGGAATATATAAGAATTTAGAACGCTTATTTTCGTCTGTAGGATGTCGTACCTGATGTGTAAACGTCATTGATTTATATTCTGTCCATGTAAGGGGAGAACCAGCATTTTCTCTGTTTTTGAGTACCCTCTCGTATTCTTCCTAAAAATTACCAATATTTGTAGTATCATTGTAATTTGTAAATACTGAAAAGTGAATTATTTAGCAAAAACAAAATAGGACACAATGAtttatgaaaaagaaggaaaatttAATTGGAAACTTACCCTTAATTCGTTGACAACCAAAGGATGGTCAGTAAGAAATACCATCGCTAAAGAGAGAACAGCAGAAACCGGTTCAAAAGAAGCCAGGAGTGTCGCAAACAACATAACGATAACAAAGCTCTCTGTTAAGAATTCTTCTCCCGATGTTTTCATGTCATCTACGATTTGATCAAGAAGATCCATAGGTAGTGAGCTATCGTTCTCTCGCAGTTTGATTCTCGCATGAAGCATTTCCCTGAGCAATTTCATAGCCCCCTTCTGGTTCTATATAAATacataacataaatttaataacAAGTCAAAATATTATCAAGCGATGATATCAGATTGAAAGCATTTCTGAACGGATCACAATATACGTGGGTACCTTCAGATATGTATGGAAAGCAGTACCAGGAATGTTCACAGGTATGCACATTATAGCTTGCATGAAAGCGAACTTCTTACTCATATTTTCTTCTTGCATACTAGCATCAAAACCACACAACTCCTTTAATGAAAAATTGGCTGCCATCTGCAAAAATAGTAACGTACAAAGGTAAATGATACCATACAAGAAATgatgttaaaattattattaaagGATCACTACAACTATATATCTATATGTACATAGGGATGGATGGATATACTTACTTCTGCACTGGATGATTTAACTTCGGTGGAAGATTTAGTCGACCAAGATCGTAAACTTTGGTTTACCATTACTTCCATTCTGCCGAGAAGCTTCTCTCTCACACTTTCAAAACCTATGTAATTCAACATGGTCCTCTTATAATATTTATGAATGTTAGCCTTATTAGTGTCATCTATATGTCCTGCGAAAAACGCCGTAAAAGCGTCCATATACCATAGCTGGACAAACTTCCCTTCTTGCTGGACTATATGATAATTGAACTCTTGGTTTGCAGATATTACTACTCGTTGACCAGCTATACTTGTCCGGAAAATTTTTCCATATTTGCCGAGTCTCTTCCTAATGAAGTGTTGAATGTCTAAACCGCGGCTAGGAATAATAAACTGTATGGTCTCCCCAATGATAGGGATGCCCATAGAGCCAGGTGGGAGCTTTCCATTGCTTTTGGGGTGACTCCATTTATACCAGTAATGTGTTAAGCTTATGACAACGGATGTTATGAGAAACAAAACAGTTGCAGAGCTCCATGTATGGGGAAAGATTATGTTTACTGAGAGCATGGTTGTAACGACCTATTAGTTACAGAATTAAGCAGAAAGAAGAATAAAGGATTGAACTGTTTTAGATGGTATTTATGTTTGATCATCCATAATATTTATAGATCGAACTTAGAAGGGAATCACCTTTCATGAGATTCATAGCTAACTTTAGATTATAATAATACAATACAAATATACACGTATGGAGGAAATAAACCTCTACATTTCTCACTGGATTCATACAGTTACTTATGAAATTGTGGTCTAGTAACTCTAGTTATTACGTAAAACAGGTCTATTCTTACATCTTTGAAAAAACATTTTTTAGTATATATTCATTTGGCAGTTAGATTCAACGAGATTTGAGCTTCAATGTACACCGAAAATCAAAATAGAAGACCAAACCACGAGTAGAGGACATTTTCATTGTTAAATTCCATCTTTAAGATGTCATTTTCCAAAGATATCCTTAGGtatactatatattttttttttttgatcggcttACGTATACTATatctgtgtatatatatatatatgttttatcACCAATTATAATTACGACTTATCTTAATGTGgaaagtaggaaataccatatggtcctacgaataatatattaggatgagtttagtccagttgacccagtcaactgtctgtttggtcctttttggtaaaatatattatagtttggtcctaaaaatgatagtttggtcctaagatgacgtcatggatgatgcaATTTTGGTCTGGTAGGGACCAAAATATCCTTTGTTGGGGACCCGTATATATGCAAAAAATCAatggaaaataattttattttcagattaactttctctctcttagttTCAGATTTACTCTCtctcatttgattttttttccggcTGCTGTTTTGTTTGAAGATTGAGATGAAGATTTTATACAGAGAAAACTTCGAGATCTGCTATTGTTTGGTTTTACGTCTCTCAATTAAAGAAAACCTAGGTCCGCAATGAAAACTTCGtcggattcttcttcttctctctataaaaaatcaagaaacgaaagaaaaaaatggagtttgatttcttgattttgtttgatttatatTTATGTTTATTATACAATAAAAAATGGTTGAGATTCTTATTATTCACTTCTcttttctgttgttgttgttgttaaactGTTGGTTTTGAAGATTGGGTTACTAATTTTTTTCGTTTGTTGTTTCCTGTGAAATACGGTGAAGATGATAATATTTTGGTGTTGCGGCTGTTGTTTGATGATAAAGATCTGCAGTTGAAGACGTTAAAGATCTGTAGTTGAAGATTACGAGATCTATTTGTTTAAAGACGATGAAGACTTCgatatttgttgttgttgaagacggtgattgatttttgatgataaatatctgttgttgtttgttttgtttgctgctactgttgaagacgacctgctgttgaagatgatgaagaatttctttctgctgctgttttgaagatgatgatgttgcagttcattccataaatgaactctgtttttttaggtttttatatggagttcatttctggaatgaactatgtttttttaggtttttatatggagttcatttctggaatgaactctgtatttttaggtttttatatggagttcatttctggaatgaactatggtttatataggtgatttctggaaaaataagtagaaattaacaggagttcattttgacgaatgaactgctaccaaaaaaaagtagaaattaacacggaagggtacttttgtccatttaatattttaaaatatttatagaccaaacaGTAAAGACGTTTATCCAAAGGACTAAACTGACAtggacccacctaaaaaaggaccaaacgatatttttcccatgTGGAAAACAAGGTGCAATGTTGGAAAGCTGTCCCAACATTTAAAAATTTGCAAAAACAAACCATTAAGTCACATGTATAAGCCCACACATGCGATAAAAAAAGACAAATACACCCTTAAGAATTCAAGTTTCGGGATTTAAAATTCAGGATTCAGGATTGAGGGTTCAACGTTTAAGgtttaggtggtggtggtgacggttTTTGTTTAGTGGTGATCGTGGCCTTATACATGTGACTTAACTAGGTTGTGTAGCAAAGTTAACAgaatggggcatttttccaatAATTTTTAACGTTGTGGCAGACTTCCAACATTGCACCACAGAGTGGGGCATTTTCTCGATTTTtccttaataatattattttgttGCTTAAAAACTAGAAGGGAAATAAAAGTTCAGATTAGTTGCCATTTCATTTTCAAATGCGCATGTCATAGGACCACTTGAAATAATGACCACCCCGAAAATATTAAACATATGAGAATAGACCGTAATTTAtatcaatgtagtcaatatcggccgtatcggccgatatattggggatatttcggatatcggtctTGGAGCGGTAGGATAAGCATTGTATCGGCGATATGATATCTTGGCGATAATATcgtccaatgtagtcaatatcggccgtatttCAAGATATTCTTGATGgaactttggatgatttgcaagatattCTTGGTGAAGAAAGTAGACCAGTTGGTAGTataggtgcatgtagctctcgaagtaaGTCTACTTAACCAACCGACTCTgagtatgatggatatgatactgatCAATTGATGTTAGAAACTGATTATGGACTACTTGATGGAGCTAATGGAGttactgaagatgatgatatctatAGTGGCTCAtatgattttgaataagattgtaatatccttgtttaattatcattttaggttgtaaactttaaagttgttgaagttactcttttgtttctaGTTTGAACTTTGTACTTGTTTAGTTACTATTTTAGGaagtaaactttaaagttgttgaagttactctcctaTTTCTAGTTTGATCTTGTTcatttatcattttaggtagtaaactttaaagttattgaagttactcttgTGTTTTTGATCAAATTGATGGTAGCTATAAAATTATAGTTTCTAAAtttggaaccgatattataccgatatttgaacgataatatccccgatataaaatcgtaccagtgtatcggtcctcgCCGAGATAAACCGAtaaccgatattaactacattaaTTTATATGCATTATATACAACCAtctttttaattttaatattactattaatttaattattattcGGTGATCACGATTGTGGGACGCGAACATGAGCCAAGAGTTTATTGTTTCGTCTCATGTCCACATGTTACAAGCATATTGCAAGAGCCAAGAGTCTATTGTTGTAGTATTATGTGTTAAGGTCAGTCCCGCCCTGAGATCCCGCCATACTTATATTGAATATGATTATAAGAGCCAATGATATCAACTAAAAGCCAAAGATATCGAAAGAGCCAAAGATATCAAGGTCAGGCATATTGTAAGAGCCAAAGATATCGTGTAGAGTACCCCAAAATAACTGAGATATTCCTAGTTGCAGTTACTGAATATGATTATCAGTTAGGTATAAAATACTAACTGATTAGAAAACCACCTAATTACACAAGATATTTTGTTCTTGGAAAGTTGATCAGATTTCGGTCGATATTCTTCAATACTTGATATCCGTCGATCTTCTGGTAGCTATGTTGAGTCTTGAGTCTTGACCATTTCATCTTGAACTTGACAACCTTGATATTCATCTCGGCATATATATTCTAACAAGCTAGTACAAGGATCAGTTGCCATTTCATTTTCATGCGCATCACGCATGGCATAGACCTGATGAAATAAAAATGCCATTGTCATCACGTCATTAAGCATATGAATAGAATAAGTGAAGATTATCTATTGTTCCCTTAATGCTCATCGGGTTGGGTGGTTTTGGGGGAGAGCTAATCCGCACCGTTTAGACCGTGAGTGTTTCAGACATTTGATGTCCCGTCGGCGTGGTCAGACTGTTTAAGCGCCCTTGTTGCCAAGAGGAACACTCTTCACTCAACCAACTATACCAACATTTCGGCTTTTTATCTCGCTTCAATCTCCGCACTAATCCGCTTCCTAATACATCTCACCATGTACATCCCGCCCGACCGATGCTGTCCGATCAGTCGGCCCGGATGTAAGAATTAGAGTTTATATTTGAGTGGACTCCGGATTTTTTACATGTTGTTAAATACAGTCAGGTCTAGAGAAGTCTTTCAAGCTTGAAATTTAAAAGTTCTCATTACTTTCAAGAGAAGTAATGATAAATCAAAAACTCAACCCTCCTGTCAAAATCactatttatttgatttttatagATTCAGAAGATATACTTGTTTGGTGAGCGATTAGGTAGTCTTATAAACTATACTTATTCAGTGACAACACTAGGCCAACTTACGACTATCTGTAACGCAGTTGGGGATAAGGAGGGTTTCTTTGTTTATACTTATGAGATGGACTGTAAGAGATTTCTTTGATGAGATCTAGTGAACCCACTTGTATCTTTGTAACTAAGTTGTCGTCGCTATTGGTTAATGATTCTTTGGTAAAATTGAAGATCAGCGATCATTTTTCAAAAATGATTGGAAGTTGTTACTATcttgacttcttttcttgttttgtttcggGTGGTACAAGCCTCTTGTTTCCTTGTTCTTTgatcaataattttttttttttacccgtcaaaaagaaaaaaagaacacaaTCATTATTCAAACTAGTTGGTCGGTGTTCCATTTTCTGTTACTTCTGTTGATAGCGTGGATTATAAAACCCAGATTTCTCGATTTGGTTGGGCAATGGCATTTGTATTTAGCACATGCCGTAGTTGATAGCTCTGAGACGGAAAGAATGATCGGTAACCTCGTAATCATTGGGGATATCAAGAAAAACCCTTTCATAGTTTAAGGCACGATTCTAGGATCAAAAATCCTTTCATAGTTTAAGGAACGATTCTAGGATAAAAAACCCTTTCATAGTTTATGGAACTATTCTAGGATAATATCAATATGCCCGTTCTGATTAAATCATGATTGTCACTTAATTAATTGTAACCTTGTAAATACCCATACCatagcatttttttttttcctttttttttttttttggtggaacTCCCCTTTTCGCTGATGCTAAAAGAAGTTATTAAATAACCAGTACAATAGTTATTCTCTAACCAGTTGCTGATATCCATTGGAAAGTTTTCACCATAACCATACAGTACTGCTTCTTGCAAAGTTATTTTTGACTTACAATATAATTTCTTGATTGAACCGGTGAACCTGAAGGCTGAATCTCATTTTCATTGAGAGATTTCACTACAGTTTCACAATGCATCTCAAAGATTACTTTGGAACAATTTTCTCTATATATTTCTAATAAAAAGTTGAATTCTATGAGAGATTCTAGTTTTCCACTGACATTTCCAAACCTCTCTGGGAATTTGGTATTTGGAAATATGATTATTCGCTGCAATACTCTAGATATTGTTGTAAGTACTTTTGACAGAAAATTTTCCATTTAGTCTTCACCTGTAGAAACGATTTCCATATTGAGAATCGTAGTGGCACATTCCAAAGAAAACAGAGAGTTCATGagatcaatatattttttttacaaaGAAAAGGATAACAAGTTAAGTTGTACATGATTCAGAGACTGAAACAGGTGACCTGttaagaattataacctaacaatATAGCCATATGTCAATTTTGGCGTATCTAACTGCACACAAAGAGTATTTCTTAACAATCTTTAAACCAAAATACAAATTAACTTCTCCATATCCATGAATAGTGTTGAATGACGAGGgaacccaagtacaccacaatatctTCGTTTGATCACAAACTATTCAAGATCCATCTtctataaacctctttaagcaacaatcactacagGAATATTTCAACACCGTATCCAATTCGAACAGGGATAGTCCACAATGGCCTAACAATGTGAGAAATCAAAGCCAAGTGGCGAATCACAGTAGaccttgtgtgatcgtctatggatacaagatcgataaaATACAACCACAAGattttcacttgataatagttacggtacaagattgaaacactataggatcaatatcaagtgcctagttaaggTACAAGTgtttttactttaattataatataattaaaattataatgcggaaataaagttaTGCAcgtaccagaattttgttaaagtgGAAAACTACTATGTTGtagaaaacccagggacctagtaaTACTCATTGAATTAAgatgctacaaaaagtaaacatgCAACTTCATGTAGACAAGACTAGGCaatctaaaatcctagttactcagcttcagcaatACTCTTTTTTTGATAGCATCTAGTAGAACCTCAGTTCTCAATAGACGTTAGAATATTACTAGATATTCTAGCAGAACagacgttctctttaggactagatTTAGTAGACCTATGTAGTAGATGTTTTTAATGGTTCACAATAACTTCTGCTACCAATCTTTCAACTGGTAAGATAAGATTccttttggatcgtattccaaacagtaaaggatcaaAATTATTTGGTAACCAAACTCACTTTCcaatcacaataccgaaatatatgataaAAAGCACAGTTACATATCTTCTGTTTTTAAGATATGTTACCAAGTGTGAAGCTCCTAGGTTACTACGTCAAACAAGAAAATGGTTACCGAAACAATCaatcttgattacaaggtttatgataaaatAACAAAAATCTTTTAGATCTCAAAAGCCTTATGTTTATCGAAATAAACTACCTTTTAATCTTGGGaaatcaagtcacagaaagtcacaccaagatcaaaacaGAAGAACAAAgtcttcaattttcaatttaatcTTCAgagtaacaacctgcaaaaagaAACTTTATTCCTCTATTGATCTGTCGCataaaatggagtctgttaataatggcaGTAAATCTATTTTACAAATTTAGAATTACTTAGATCTTTAAAaacgttaaatctttgatctagtttgagtgaccttacaTCAGAAGAAAGAGATCTTAGAAGTTCTCATTACTTTTAAGAGAAGTAACGATAGATCAAAAACTCAACCCTCCTGTCAAAATCACCATATATTTGATTTTAATAGATTCAGAGTCAGAAGATATACTTGTTTGGTGAGCGATTAGGTAGCCTTATAAACTATACTTATTCAGTGACAACACTTTACATAAATTGCTTTGAATATATACTTGCTTAGGCCAACTTACGACTATCTGTAACGCAATTGGGGATAAGGGGGGTTTCTTTGTTTATACTTTTGAGATGGAGTGTATGAGATTTCTTTGGTGAGATCTAGTGAACCCACTTATCTCTTTGTAACTACGTTGTCGTGCCTCTTGGTTAATGATTCTTTGGTAATCAACGATCATTTTTCAAAAATGATAGTAGTAAGTTGTTACTATcttgacttcttttcttgttcTCTTTCCGATGGTACAAGGCTCTTTTACTCACGTTTTTTGACCAATAATATATTTCTTTGCCgataaaaaaaaagttcattTTTCTAACTAGTTGTTCCGTCTTCCATTTTATGTTACTTCTCTGGATAGTGTGGGTTATAAAACCAGATTTTTGGATTTGGTTGGGAGACGGCATTTGTATTTCGCACATGCTGTTGTTGATAGCTCTTAGACGGAAACAATGACGGGCAACCTCGTaataattgggggatatcaagAAAAATCCTTTCATAGTGCAAGGCACGATTCtaggataaaatcttctaagataAAATCTATATGTTGGTCCTGATTAAATCATGATTGTCCCTTAATTAATTGTAACTTGGTAAAAGACATTTTCTAGTTTTCTTTGTGGAACTCCCATTTTCTAGTTTAAGACATTCTTTTTGTTGAAGCTAAAAGAATTTACAGTACAATAGTCATTCTCTAACCAGTTGGTGATATCCATTGGAAAATTTTCACCATGACCATACACTACTGCTTTCAAAGTAATTTTTGACTTGAAATATAATCTCTTGATTGAACCAGTGAATCTGAAGGCTGAATCTCATTTTCATTGAGAGATTTCACTACAGTTTCACAATCCAGCTCAAAGATTACTTTGTTGAATCCCAAACTTTCAACTCATTTCACTACTTTCCCAAAATCTTTTGCATTCatatttgggtttttttttataaatatatgggtaaactagggttttagtgGAATAGTTCTTCAACCATTACTGAATCAATGATaacaaattcaaaagaagttgttaaagtctgcgggcatccaactcaaaaccaattggcaatgaatggagccgcccttccatattatattttaagttcatttgCGGAAACTAATGATGtaggactattgtcctttcacaccctccttcacgtgtaaggccagtcattcggcctaacacgtggacctacgcacGTGTGGGTCATGGGTGTGCAGGTGACATTCGGTCACGGTCCACCCCACGTACAGGTCATACGAGTGACCAGTCATTCGGTCACGGGTGCACATGTGAACCAATTACTCGGTCACGGTGGCCACTAATTCGGCCTACACCCCGCGtacgggcctagctctgataccatgtaaaAATctgcggacatccaactcaaaaccaattggcaatgaatggagcggcccttccatattatatttgaagttcattatgcggaaactagtgatgtgggactattgtcctttcacagaAGCGTTCAGGTTCTAAC contains the following coding sequences:
- the LOC113328830 gene encoding cytochrome P450 87A3-like → MLNYIGFESVREKLLGRMEVMVNQSLRSWSTKSSTEVKSSSAEMAANFSLKELCGFDASMQEENMSKKFAFMQAIMCIPVNIPGTAFHTYLKNQKGAMKLLREMLHARIKLRENDSSLPMDLLDQIVDDMKTSGEEFLTESFVIVMLFATLLASFEPVSAVLSLAMVFLTDHPLVVNELREEYERVLKNRENAGSPLTWTEYKSMTFTHQVVYESLRIANSAPGLLRKVIKDIDVNGYIIPEGWTLICLPSYVHMDPEIYEDPLVFNPWRWNGKPPTTKNFMPFGGGIRSCVGSEYTKAMIGVFIHVLITKFSWTKIKGGEVSRMPVLTYPNGFHVKISENDPIKTNA